In Actinoplanes octamycinicus, the genomic window GCGCGGCCACCACGGAGTGCACCTGGGTCGGCGAGCTGTGCCGGTCGGCGATGTCGCTGCGCAGGTATTCCACGTAGTCGGCGGGCAGCGGCAGCCGCCACATCCGCTCGCCGGCCGCCGTGCCGGCCGTCTCCAGGGCCGCCGCCAGCGCGTCGTCCGGGCTGTAGAGCGCGGCCGTACGCTTGCCCAGCGCGACCGCGTTCGCCCCGGTCAGGGTGGCCAGCACGACGATCATGTCGGGCGTCAGCCGCTCGGTGGCGTAGCCGAGCGCGTCGGCCAGCACCAGCCGGCCCTCGGCGTCCGAGTTGGTGGTCTCGCTGGTGGTGCCGTCGTAGTGCCGGATCACGTCGCCGGGACGGAACGCCGCGGCGCCGATCGCGTTCTCGGCGAGCGGGAGCAGCGCGGTCACCCGGACCGGCAGGTCCAGCTCGGCGGCGGCCAGGGTGGCGCCGAGCACCGCGGCGGCCCCGCCCATGTCCTTCTTCATCAGCCGCATCGCCTCGCGCGGCTTGATCGAGATGCCGCCGGTGTCGAAGGTGATGCCCTTGCCGACCAGCACCACGTGCGGCACGGGCCCGGCGGGTGTCCAGCTCAGCTCGACGAACCGGGGCGGCGAGACCGAGCCGCCGCCGACGGCCAGCAGGCCGCCGAAGCGCTCCAGGTCGGCGCCGGCCAGCACGGTCGCGGTCAGGCCGGGCCGGTCGGCCGCGAGCGAGACCACCTGGTCGGCGAACCACTCCGGATTCTTCGTGGAGGGCGGCGTGTTGGTCAGGTCCCGGGCCAGCCAGGTGGCCCGGGCCACGGCACGCGCCTCATCCACAACACCGACATATGAGGAGATGTCGGAAGCAACTAGATCCACCCGGCCGGACCGTGGTGGCTTCGGCGCCTCGCGATAGCGGTAGCCACCGAGCCACAGGCCCTCGGCGAGTTCGCGCACGGCCGCCTCGGGCAGGCCGGACGGGAGCACGACCTGGGCGTGCTCGTCATCGGCCAGCGCCCGGACGATCCCGGCGCCGGCGGCGCGCCAGCCGCCGTCCCCGATGCCGGCCAGCAGCACCCGGGCCGGTCGCCGCAGCGGCCGGGGCAGCACGGTGATCTCACCGGCCACGGCCGGCGCGGGAAGCGCGGAGATCTCCGCGCCGAGCTCGCCGTCAGGCACCTGACCAGCGGGAATCACCCAGGTCACGGTGTCGTCGAACTCTTCAGTCAACCCGATTGCGAACACGGGA contains:
- a CDS encoding leucyl aminopeptidase family protein, which translates into the protein MFAIGLTEEFDDTVTWVIPAGQVPDGELGAEISALPAPAVAGEITVLPRPLRRPARVLLAGIGDGGWRAAGAGIVRALADDEHAQVVLPSGLPEAAVRELAEGLWLGGYRYREAPKPPRSGRVDLVASDISSYVGVVDEARAVARATWLARDLTNTPPSTKNPEWFADQVVSLAADRPGLTATVLAGADLERFGGLLAVGGGSVSPPRFVELSWTPAGPVPHVVLVGKGITFDTGGISIKPREAMRLMKKDMGGAAAVLGATLAAAELDLPVRVTALLPLAENAIGAAAFRPGDVIRHYDGTTSETTNSDAEGRLVLADALGYATERLTPDMIVVLATLTGANAVALGKRTAALYSPDDALAAALETAGTAAGERMWRLPLPADYVEYLRSDIADRHSSPTQVHSVVAALYLREFMGEVTSWAHLDMSAPSWAEDHDLELTKGATGWGARTLIRYLSALHGGQ